In the genome of Pelobacter seleniigenes DSM 18267, one region contains:
- a CDS encoding alpha/beta fold hydrolase, with protein MTTENMFDHTSGRYVSCGAAQIYVEEKGNPELPLLIMLHGGFGTIEDFNTIAPALTHKFKLIGIDSRGHGKSSLGAAKLSYQLLADDLAQIIDSLELSAFNLFGFSDGGITSYRYATRKDPRLGNIITVGARWEMSKNDPAWAMLSGMRGDIWKQAFPLSYESYMRLNPEPDFDEFSKAVVAMWTDLSSAGHPGALMKQIDNEILAIRGEKDPLTSLESMERLRGLGKKVRLVNIPFAEHVAFHDDPEMFLRTVSCFHTSSERETV; from the coding sequence ATGACCACTGAAAATATGTTTGACCATACATCCGGTCGCTACGTGTCTTGCGGCGCTGCCCAAATATACGTTGAGGAAAAAGGAAATCCGGAGCTGCCATTATTGATCATGCTGCATGGCGGCTTTGGAACTATTGAAGACTTCAATACAATTGCTCCGGCTTTGACGCACAAATTCAAACTTATCGGTATAGACAGTCGCGGACACGGAAAATCGAGCCTGGGGGCGGCAAAACTTTCCTATCAGCTGCTGGCGGATGATCTCGCACAGATCATCGATTCCCTTGAACTTTCGGCATTCAATCTCTTCGGATTCAGTGATGGTGGCATCACCTCCTACCGCTATGCCACTAGAAAGGATCCAAGGCTTGGTAACATAATCACCGTCGGGGCAAGGTGGGAGATGAGTAAAAATGACCCGGCATGGGCCATGCTTTCCGGCATGCGCGGAGATATCTGGAAGCAAGCGTTTCCTTTGAGCTATGAAAGTTATATGCGTCTTAATCCAGAGCCTGACTTCGACGAATTTTCCAAGGCTGTTGTAGCGATGTGGACGGATTTGAGCAGTGCTGGCCACCCAGGAGCACTGATGAAGCAAATAGACAATGAAATACTGGCCATCCGTGGTGAAAAGGATCCCCTGACTTCACTCGAAAGTATGGAGAGGCTTCGTGGCTTGGGGAAGAAAGTGCGTCTTGTGAATATTCCCTTTGCAGAACATGTTGCCTTTCATGATGACCCGGAAATGTTTCTTCGCACGGTCAGCTGTTTTCACACATCCAGCGAGAGAGAGACCGT
- a CDS encoding 3-hydroxyacyl-CoA dehydrogenase NAD-binding domain-containing protein has product MTFHKILIVGAGTMGRQIAAQIAMHGFYVELYDNSQEQLRGAQNVIEPYSGNNAVFYRSDRRALSKNPDLIIESVTENMNIKRTVLAWIEDYFDNERMVICSNTSDLLPSKFSKKMRLRHRFCAYHFHAPMRGANIVDIMPHNQTDHDIPLLLSDFTKAIGLIPLVLHKEHSAYVYNNILNAIMDKSVELVIRGVVDAEDVDRAWMGNTGMPIGPFGMLDAIGLDTALEVTKVRARKNPLRLPGIGFFQHYVKQGKLGVKSGQGFYTYPDPEYSKDDFLR; this is encoded by the coding sequence ATGACTTTCCACAAAATACTCATCGTTGGCGCTGGAACCATGGGGAGACAGATCGCCGCGCAGATAGCAATGCATGGATTTTATGTCGAGTTGTACGACAACTCACAAGAACAACTGAGGGGCGCACAAAACGTCATTGAGCCGTATAGCGGCAACAATGCGGTTTTTTATCGTTCTGACAGACGGGCGCTTTCGAAAAATCCTGATTTAATCATCGAATCGGTCACGGAGAACATGAACATTAAGCGGACCGTGCTGGCCTGGATTGAAGATTATTTCGACAACGAACGCATGGTCATCTGCTCCAATACGTCAGATCTGCTGCCGTCAAAGTTCAGCAAAAAGATGCGGTTGCGACACCGGTTCTGCGCCTACCATTTTCATGCGCCCATGCGTGGCGCCAATATTGTGGATATCATGCCGCACAATCAGACCGACCATGATATTCCTCTTCTGCTGTCCGATTTTACCAAGGCCATCGGGCTGATCCCTCTGGTCCTTCACAAGGAACATAGCGCCTATGTGTATAACAATATTCTCAATGCGATCATGGACAAGTCCGTTGAGCTGGTTATCAGGGGGGTGGTAGACGCTGAAGATGTTGACCGGGCGTGGATGGGAAATACCGGCATGCCGATTGGTCCGTTCGGTATGCTTGACGCTATCGGCCTCGACACGGCCCTTGAGGTGACAAAAGTTCGCGCCAGGAAAAACCCGCTCCGGTTGCCAGGGATCGGTTTTTTCCAGCACTATGTAAAACAGGGGAAACTGGGCGTTAAGTCCGGGCAGGGTTTTTATACCTATCCGGATCCTGAATACAGCAAAGATGATTTTCTGCGCTGA
- a CDS encoding TetR/AcrR family transcriptional regulator — MNNQTKILSVALELFAQHGYDAVGVQRIVAAAEVTKPTLYHYFGSKKGLLLALLESRFSDLFQLLEEATAIDGNLQERLSRVVSAYFDFAGKNPEFYRLQLSLWFAPAHSEAFDAALGFSLRQQEFLEKVFVAATGQNKKMEGQHQAYAATFLGMTNTYIGIALNGYAELNQSLIDRTVHQFLYGIFQ, encoded by the coding sequence ATGAATAATCAAACCAAAATACTATCAGTCGCTCTTGAACTATTTGCCCAGCACGGATATGACGCGGTCGGGGTGCAGCGTATTGTGGCCGCGGCGGAAGTCACCAAGCCCACCCTGTATCATTATTTCGGCAGTAAAAAAGGCTTATTGTTGGCTTTGCTGGAATCCCGATTCAGCGATCTGTTTCAGCTTCTTGAAGAAGCGACCGCAATAGACGGGAACTTGCAGGAACGACTTAGCCGGGTTGTTTCGGCATATTTTGATTTTGCCGGGAAAAATCCGGAGTTTTACCGCTTGCAGCTGTCCCTGTGGTTTGCCCCGGCACACAGCGAGGCATTTGATGCCGCCCTGGGTTTTAGCCTCAGGCAGCAGGAATTTTTGGAAAAGGTTTTTGTCGCTGCCACAGGGCAAAACAAAAAGATGGAAGGGCAACATCAGGCCTATGCCGCAACTTTTCTGGGCATGACCAATACCTATATCGGCATAGCCCTCAATGGCTACGCTGAATTAAACCAAAGCCTGATTGACCGCACCGTGCACCAGTTTCTATATGGGATCTTTCAATAG
- a CDS encoding 5'-nucleotidase C-terminal domain-containing protein, protein MNMYFSKWKGFLLSLLLLVGLTGLAGCGDNNDDNNDESHHAVDLRVIHTNDHHSYLDSSSYDLTINNVATRVDMGGFSRLSTVIEEERNDHSIVVNSGELSGTLYFSLFKGEPDFKIFNELHLDGYTLGNHEFDEGDGRLAELIGMANFPILSSNMTPEPASPLYAVKDDIKPYVIKNIDGEKIGIIGVLKVEKTKNSSLVSDDVTFTEEITAANQAVAELEAQGVNKIVLVSHVGYYNDIVFAQNVPGLDIIVGGDTHSLIGNESELEQIGLSRVYANDQTGPFAGYTHDGIAELDTIGSYPTLVTGPEGDPVYVVTAWSYARAVGILDVAFSAEGIVENINGNIVIPIGDTFQQKDANNAYVEVSDTVKSEILTAVDASPILRVADVNPTIEAILEPYRDEMIATQTEVVGSVSETMSNTRIPTAFAAGETPTGSYAGQVVADAFKRTNIAIDVAIQNAGGVRANLLEGDITLGQLIEVLPFSNTVVMIKMKGSDIVKVLNEGAYYSLNSGSTGAFPYASGLRYDVNLSGDETHVITNVEVQDRTSGVWSDIAADTVYTVATNSFTAQGKDNYLTFATVREADSTVYEDTSILYYVPLLDYFESLPDNILPALDLSEYCLKSVTE, encoded by the coding sequence ATGAACATGTATTTTTCAAAGTGGAAAGGTTTTCTTCTGTCTTTACTGCTTTTGGTTGGGTTGACCGGCCTGGCCGGATGTGGTGACAACAATGATGATAATAATGATGAGTCACACCACGCCGTTGACCTGCGGGTTATTCACACCAATGACCATCACTCATACCTGGACAGCTCAAGCTACGATCTGACTATCAATAATGTGGCGACTCGGGTGGATATGGGCGGCTTTTCGCGGCTCTCCACCGTTATTGAGGAAGAACGCAACGATCACAGTATCGTTGTCAACAGCGGCGAACTGAGCGGCACACTGTACTTCTCTTTGTTTAAAGGTGAGCCGGATTTCAAAATCTTCAACGAGCTTCATCTGGATGGTTACACGCTTGGCAACCATGAATTCGATGAAGGCGACGGCAGGCTTGCCGAGCTCATTGGCATGGCCAATTTTCCGATCCTTTCCTCAAATATGACCCCTGAACCGGCTAGCCCGCTCTATGCGGTCAAAGACGACATAAAACCTTATGTCATCAAAAATATCGATGGCGAGAAGATCGGTATCATCGGGGTTCTGAAGGTCGAGAAGACCAAGAATTCTTCACTGGTCTCTGATGATGTCACCTTTACCGAAGAGATCACCGCTGCCAACCAGGCTGTCGCCGAGCTTGAAGCGCAGGGCGTCAATAAGATTGTTCTGGTCAGCCATGTCGGCTATTACAACGATATCGTTTTTGCTCAAAATGTTCCCGGTCTGGATATTATCGTCGGCGGCGATACTCACTCCCTCATCGGCAATGAAAGCGAACTTGAACAGATCGGTCTCAGCAGAGTCTATGCCAACGACCAGACCGGGCCCTTTGCAGGATACACCCATGACGGCATTGCTGAACTCGATACGATAGGTTCGTATCCGACGCTGGTGACCGGACCTGAAGGGGACCCGGTCTATGTTGTGACTGCCTGGAGCTATGCCCGTGCCGTCGGAATCCTCGATGTCGCCTTTTCTGCAGAGGGTATCGTTGAAAACATCAACGGTAATATCGTTATTCCGATCGGCGATACTTTTCAGCAAAAAGATGCCAACAACGCCTATGTCGAGGTGTCTGATACGGTGAAAAGCGAAATTCTCACCGCGGTGGATGCGTCGCCGATCTTGCGGGTAGCGGATGTCAATCCGACCATCGAAGCCATCCTTGAACCTTACCGGGATGAGATGATCGCCACCCAGACCGAGGTGGTGGGATCAGTCTCTGAAACGATGAGCAATACCAGGATTCCCACCGCGTTTGCCGCCGGGGAAACCCCGACGGGAAGTTATGCCGGGCAGGTTGTTGCCGATGCCTTCAAAAGAACCAACATTGCCATCGATGTGGCGATTCAGAACGCTGGTGGGGTCAGGGCCAATCTGCTTGAAGGGGATATCACCCTGGGGCAGCTGATCGAGGTTCTACCGTTTTCCAATACGGTTGTCATGATCAAGATGAAAGGCTCGGATATCGTCAAGGTGTTGAACGAAGGTGCCTACTACTCGCTCAATTCCGGTTCGACCGGCGCCTTCCCCTACGCTTCGGGGCTGCGCTACGATGTCAATCTCAGCGGCGACGAGACCCATGTCATCACCAATGTCGAAGTTCAGGACAGAACCAGCGGGGTCTGGTCAGATATTGCCGCCGATACCGTTTACACCGTGGCAACCAACTCGTTCACCGCGCAGGGCAAGGATAACTACCTGACCTTTGCCACCGTGAGAGAAGCTGACTCAACCGTGTATGAGGATACTTCCATCCTTTACTATGTCCCACTGCTGGATTATTTCGAAAGTCTGCCGGATAACATCCTGCCTGCGCTTGATCTGAGTGAATATTGTCTCAAATCAGTGACAGAGTAA
- a CDS encoding peptidoglycan DD-metalloendopeptidase family protein, whose protein sequence is MNAIWKPTLEQQRKKRRNRQLLFAGILVSLALTVYAYIPSYPEPETIPTEQPEVAQQFAAQPTEPEPDTAAPAQPDNILTKDITDGDTLSSIFDGFGINQTTMYQILATDEPYLALDVLRPGNKLTFTLDQTTRQLLTMELYIHPGKQVIYQRVDDENFEYQEINLPGVWEQELLSGEIQGSFYLSAMATGLTENEAANIADMFESRLDFCREIRAGDHFEVVRSRQFVNGEFSGQSQILGARISGRNYRHDAFLFDDGNYYDHDGKSLARAFRRYPFAGHYPVSSSFNPRRLHPVTNRISPHNGTDFAMPIGTAVLAAGDGVVTRVKNHPFAGKYIEIQHGGNYQTRYLHLSRIMVKRGQHVKRGQQIAQSGNTGRSTGPHLHYELHVKDRVVNPLRAKIPMTAAIPKAKLPQFSARVSELTALMNSRDTEHQQIATSHSESNHESI, encoded by the coding sequence ATGAATGCCATCTGGAAACCGACCCTGGAACAACAACGAAAAAAACGCCGCAACCGCCAGCTTTTGTTCGCTGGAATTCTGGTCAGCCTGGCGTTGACGGTTTATGCCTATATCCCCTCTTATCCCGAACCGGAAACCATTCCCACAGAACAGCCAGAAGTAGCGCAACAATTTGCGGCACAGCCGACGGAACCTGAACCGGACACTGCGGCACCGGCCCAGCCCGATAATATTCTGACCAAGGATATTACCGACGGGGACACCCTGAGTTCGATTTTCGACGGGTTCGGCATCAATCAGACCACCATGTACCAGATCCTGGCCACGGACGAACCTTACCTGGCCCTCGACGTGCTGCGTCCGGGCAATAAGCTGACTTTTACCCTGGACCAAACCACCCGCCAGCTGCTGACTATGGAGTTGTATATCCATCCCGGCAAGCAGGTCATTTATCAGCGGGTCGATGACGAGAATTTCGAATATCAAGAGATCAACCTGCCCGGGGTCTGGGAACAGGAATTGCTCAGCGGTGAAATCCAGGGCAGTTTTTATCTCTCCGCAATGGCGACCGGGCTGACCGAGAACGAAGCCGCCAACATTGCCGACATGTTTGAAAGCCGCCTGGATTTCTGTCGCGAAATCAGAGCCGGCGATCACTTTGAAGTCGTCCGCAGCCGCCAGTTCGTCAACGGTGAGTTCAGCGGCCAGAGCCAGATCCTGGGGGCACGAATCAGCGGTCGCAACTATCGTCACGATGCCTTCCTGTTTGATGACGGCAACTACTACGACCATGACGGGAAAAGTCTGGCGCGGGCTTTTCGACGCTACCCCTTTGCCGGTCATTATCCGGTCAGCTCATCGTTTAACCCCAGACGCCTGCATCCGGTCACGAACCGGATATCACCGCATAACGGCACCGACTTTGCCATGCCCATCGGCACCGCTGTCCTTGCCGCCGGTGACGGCGTGGTTACCCGGGTCAAGAATCACCCCTTTGCCGGGAAATATATTGAAATCCAGCATGGAGGGAATTATCAGACCCGCTATCTGCATTTAAGCCGGATCATGGTCAAACGAGGCCAGCATGTAAAAAGAGGGCAACAGATCGCCCAGTCGGGCAACACCGGGCGATCGACCGGGCCCCACCTCCACTACGAGTTGCATGTCAAAGACCGGGTGGTTAATCCGCTCAGGGCCAAGATCCCCATGACCGCAGCGATCCCCAAAGCCAAACTGCCGCAATTCAGCGCCCGGGTTTCCGAGCTGACCGCGCTGATGAACAGTCGGGATACTGAACATCAACAAATTGCCACCAGCCATTCCGAGTCCAACCACGAATCCATCTGA
- a CDS encoding amino acid ABC transporter substrate-binding protein, which translates to MASKKSFLLVMVLSLFLVSTAYAGADLDAVKKKGFIQAGVNGGVFGFGMPDSKGVWRGLDVDTARAIAAAIFGDADKVKFTPLTAQQRFTALQSGEIDVLTRNATRTLTRETQLGLNFVAVNYYDGQGFMVPKNLGVKSAKELDGATVCVLPGTTTEQNAADYFRSNKMAWKPVVIESTTELAKTFFAGRCDVLTSDASQLAGTRAIAPNPKDYIILPEIISKEPLAPAVRHGDDQFRDVVDFSVLAMINAEELGITSQNVDEMLNSKDPAVQRFLGVTPGNGAALGLDEKWAYNIVKQVGNYGEVFERNVGVNTTLGLERGLNALWTNGGLMYSPPFK; encoded by the coding sequence ATGGCAAGTAAAAAAAGTTTTCTTCTGGTAATGGTTCTCAGCCTGTTCCTGGTCAGCACTGCCTATGCTGGAGCAGATCTTGATGCGGTCAAAAAGAAAGGCTTTATCCAGGCTGGTGTCAACGGCGGCGTGTTCGGCTTCGGCATGCCAGATTCAAAAGGTGTCTGGAGAGGACTGGATGTCGATACGGCACGCGCCATTGCTGCAGCAATTTTCGGTGACGCAGACAAGGTGAAATTCACCCCCCTGACCGCGCAGCAACGTTTCACCGCTCTGCAGTCCGGTGAAATCGATGTCCTCACCCGGAACGCCACCCGGACCCTGACCCGCGAAACACAGCTCGGCTTGAACTTTGTTGCCGTCAACTACTATGACGGCCAGGGCTTCATGGTCCCGAAAAATCTTGGTGTCAAAAGCGCCAAGGAACTTGACGGCGCAACGGTCTGTGTCCTGCCCGGGACCACCACGGAACAGAACGCTGCCGATTACTTCCGCTCCAACAAAATGGCTTGGAAACCGGTCGTTATCGAATCAACCACCGAGCTGGCAAAAACCTTCTTCGCCGGCCGCTGCGACGTATTGACCTCGGATGCCTCCCAGCTGGCCGGGACCCGGGCCATCGCTCCGAACCCCAAAGATTACATCATCCTGCCGGAGATCATCTCCAAAGAGCCCCTGGCACCGGCGGTACGCCACGGTGATGACCAGTTCAGAGACGTGGTCGATTTCTCGGTACTGGCCATGATCAATGCCGAGGAACTGGGGATTACGTCACAAAACGTGGACGAAATGCTTAACAGCAAGGATCCGGCCGTTCAGCGCTTCCTCGGGGTGACCCCGGGTAACGGCGCCGCTCTGGGCCTGGATGAGAAGTGGGCCTACAATATCGTCAAGCAGGTCGGTAACTATGGCGAAGTTTTTGAACGGAATGTCGGGGTCAATACCACTCTCGGTCTGGAGCGCGGACTGAACGCCCTGTGGACCAACGGCGGCCTGATGTATTCACCCCCGTTTAAGTAA
- a CDS encoding amino acid ABC transporter permease, producing the protein MKKKLTAEQSGNGKVAFWRDPDKRALFFQFMALLIVGGVSYYLFANTQANLARQSIATGFGFLEKEASFEIAESIIPYSAADTYARALLVGALNTIKVAFVGIVLTTILGTIIGIARLSTNWLISKLAAGFIEVMQNIPVLLQLFFWYALFYEAFPSPRQALHPFAGLFICNRGLIFAIPQAHAAYPAMGVALLAVVIGGWFLNKWSHKRLDRTGEMFPAFRVTLAAVILLPLLVWLAFGAPTAMDMPQLRGFNFTGGLTVSPEFTALLMGLVLYTSAFVAEIVRAGIQSIGRGQIEAAMAIGLRPGRVLQLVVLPQALRVIVPPLTSQMLNLTKNSTLAVAIGYADFVAVTNTTINQTGQAIEGVALIMVVYLFFSLSTSLFMNWYNKRTALVER; encoded by the coding sequence TTGAAAAAAAAGCTCACAGCTGAACAATCGGGCAACGGCAAGGTTGCGTTCTGGCGCGACCCGGACAAACGTGCTCTGTTTTTCCAGTTCATGGCGTTGTTGATCGTCGGCGGCGTCAGCTATTACCTGTTTGCGAATACCCAGGCCAACCTGGCTCGACAATCGATCGCCACCGGCTTCGGTTTTTTGGAAAAAGAGGCTTCCTTTGAAATTGCTGAGTCGATTATCCCCTACTCGGCTGCCGACACCTATGCCAGGGCGCTGCTGGTTGGTGCGCTCAACACCATCAAGGTCGCATTTGTCGGAATTGTTCTGACCACTATCCTCGGCACCATCATCGGGATTGCCCGGCTGTCCACCAATTGGCTGATTTCCAAACTGGCCGCCGGGTTCATCGAAGTCATGCAGAACATTCCAGTCCTGCTCCAGCTGTTTTTCTGGTATGCCCTGTTTTATGAAGCCTTTCCATCACCGCGCCAGGCGCTCCATCCTTTTGCCGGACTCTTCATCTGCAACCGTGGCTTGATTTTTGCGATTCCGCAAGCCCATGCCGCCTACCCGGCCATGGGCGTGGCCTTGCTCGCGGTGGTCATCGGTGGCTGGTTTCTTAACAAATGGAGTCATAAACGCCTCGACCGGACCGGAGAAATGTTCCCTGCGTTCAGAGTGACCCTGGCCGCAGTCATCCTGCTCCCGCTGCTGGTTTGGCTCGCCTTCGGCGCGCCCACGGCCATGGACATGCCCCAGTTGCGCGGTTTCAATTTTACCGGCGGGTTGACCGTAAGCCCGGAGTTTACCGCCCTGCTGATGGGCCTGGTCCTGTATACCTCGGCCTTCGTGGCGGAAATCGTTCGCGCCGGCATCCAATCCATCGGTCGCGGCCAGATTGAAGCGGCCATGGCCATTGGCCTGCGCCCCGGCCGGGTTCTGCAGCTGGTGGTGCTGCCCCAGGCATTGCGCGTCATCGTCCCGCCGTTGACCAGTCAGATGCTGAACCTGACCAAAAACAGCACCCTGGCCGTAGCCATCGGCTACGCTGACTTCGTGGCTGTCACCAACACCACCATCAATCAGACCGGTCAGGCCATTGAGGGCGTTGCCCTGATCATGGTTGTTTATCTGTTCTTCAGCCTGTCCACATCCCTGTTCATGAACTGGTACAACAAACGCACAGCGCTGGTGGAGAGATAA
- a CDS encoding amino acid ABC transporter permease yields the protein MATQAPSKRAYLKPPVTEVGVIGWLRSNLFNTWYNSLLTILVIALLAWLLPPLIRWGFIDSLWNSSAEACRETDGACWSVIPNNIRFIIFGFFPSGQEWRPTLAMVLLLGMVIYSRDRSRWKRSLLLLWGINLVVMGVLMHGGIFGMPSVDTAQWSGLPLTLMLSFFGMVAAYPFGVLLALGRRSDLPAIKTLCVIYIEMIRGVPLISLLFMSSVMFPLFLPEGVTIDKVLRAQIAIILFTAAYIAEVVRGGLQAIPKGQYEAADSLGLNYRQSMRLIILPQALKIVIPPTVGILLSAFKDTSLVVIIALYDVLKTTKVALSNPLWTGYSTEAYIFLALLYFAFCYAMSSYSRKLEKELHTEH from the coding sequence ATGGCAACCCAAGCCCCAAGTAAAAGAGCCTATCTGAAACCGCCGGTCACCGAGGTCGGCGTCATCGGCTGGCTGCGCAGCAACCTTTTCAACACCTGGTACAACTCGCTGTTGACCATTCTGGTGATTGCCCTGCTGGCCTGGCTGCTGCCGCCGTTGATCCGCTGGGGGTTTATCGACAGCCTCTGGAACAGCTCGGCGGAAGCCTGCCGGGAGACGGACGGAGCCTGCTGGTCGGTCATTCCCAACAACATCCGCTTTATCATCTTCGGATTTTTCCCCTCAGGTCAGGAATGGCGACCGACACTGGCCATGGTTCTGCTCCTTGGCATGGTGATCTATTCCCGTGACCGCTCCCGCTGGAAACGCTCGCTGTTATTGCTGTGGGGGATCAACCTGGTCGTGATGGGCGTGCTCATGCATGGCGGGATTTTCGGTATGCCGAGTGTGGATACGGCCCAATGGAGCGGCTTGCCCCTGACCCTGATGCTGTCCTTCTTCGGCATGGTTGCGGCCTACCCCTTCGGTGTCCTGCTCGCTCTCGGTCGCCGTTCGGATCTGCCGGCCATCAAGACCCTCTGTGTCATTTATATCGAAATGATTCGCGGCGTGCCGCTGATCAGCCTGCTCTTCATGTCCTCGGTGATGTTTCCACTGTTCCTCCCCGAAGGGGTCACCATCGACAAAGTCCTGCGCGCGCAGATCGCCATTATCCTGTTTACCGCGGCCTACATTGCCGAGGTCGTGCGCGGCGGCCTGCAGGCCATTCCCAAAGGGCAATACGAAGCCGCCGATTCCCTCGGCCTGAATTACCGCCAGAGCATGCGGCTGATCATTCTGCCGCAGGCGCTGAAAATCGTAATCCCGCCGACGGTGGGAATTCTGCTCTCTGCCTTTAAGGACACGTCCCTGGTGGTCATCATCGCCCTCTACGATGTTCTGAAGACAACCAAGGTGGCCTTGTCCAATCCGCTATGGACGGGTTATTCGACCGAAGCCTATATTTTTCTGGCCCTGCTGTATTTTGCTTTCTGCTATGCCATGTCAAGCTACAGCCGCAAACTGGAGAAAGAACTGCACACTGAACACTGA
- a CDS encoding ATP-binding cassette domain-containing protein, whose amino-acid sequence MTTSPADQTPLEQAGPIVEIREMHKWYGDFHVLSNINLTVQSGERIVICGPSGSGKSTLIRCINRLEEHQRGEIIVNGIELTKDIKNIEKIRTEVGMVFQHFNLFPHLTILENLTLGPIWVRKTPKKEAEEIALQYLDKVHIAEQALKYPGQLSGGQQQRVAIARSLCMNPKLMLFDEPTSALDPEMIKEVLDVMIDLAKEGMTMIVVTHEMGFAKSVADRVMFMDYGEIVEQNKPQEFFDNPQHERTKLFLSQIL is encoded by the coding sequence ATGACGACTTCACCTGCAGACCAAACACCCCTGGAGCAAGCCGGCCCGATTGTGGAAATCCGGGAAATGCATAAATGGTATGGGGATTTCCACGTCCTCAGCAATATCAATCTGACGGTTCAGTCGGGGGAACGGATCGTGATCTGCGGCCCGTCAGGCTCCGGCAAGTCGACCCTGATCCGCTGTATCAACAGGCTGGAAGAGCATCAGCGCGGGGAGATCATTGTCAACGGCATAGAGTTGACCAAGGACATCAAAAATATCGAAAAAATCCGCACGGAAGTGGGAATGGTGTTCCAGCACTTCAACCTCTTCCCACACCTGACCATCCTGGAAAATCTCACCCTGGGCCCGATCTGGGTGCGCAAGACCCCGAAGAAGGAAGCGGAGGAAATCGCGCTGCAATACCTGGACAAAGTGCATATCGCCGAGCAGGCTCTGAAATACCCGGGCCAGCTGTCAGGGGGGCAGCAGCAACGGGTCGCCATTGCCCGCAGCCTGTGCATGAATCCGAAGCTCATGCTGTTTGACGAGCCGACCTCGGCATTGGACCCGGAAATGATCAAGGAAGTGCTGGATGTCATGATCGATCTGGCCAAGGAAGGGATGACCATGATCGTGGTCACCCATGAAATGGGCTTTGCCAAGAGTGTTGCCGACCGGGTCATGTTCATGGATTACGGGGAGATTGTCGAACAGAACAAACCACAGGAATTCTTCGACAACCCGCAACATGAGCGCACCAAACTGTTCCTGAGCCAGATCCTTTAG
- a CDS encoding FadR/GntR family transcriptional regulator codes for MSAATVSREGDSQVMTEPFAQIRVEKVSEQICEQIIELIVAGQLQPGDKLPGERKLIDLLGVARSSLREALNRLETLGYIEIRKRQGNFVKSVDTTFRKEPLKNLIQGDVSKIVQLYELRRDIEQFSAYHAALKRSEDDLQKIAHCLDDFHTRSGRLSFSWESDQAFHLAVAHASQNFLRVHVVTNIFEFSAEFIQPVVETTFGRKENLQLIHQQHREIFEAIRACDGEGAKASMDAHLKWTNRKLLAFFDRK; via the coding sequence ATGTCCGCAGCAACCGTTTCTCGGGAAGGGGACAGCCAGGTCATGACCGAACCCTTTGCCCAGATCCGGGTCGAAAAGGTCTCCGAGCAGATCTGCGAACAGATTATCGAGCTGATTGTCGCCGGCCAGCTGCAACCCGGGGATAAGCTGCCTGGCGAGCGCAAACTGATCGACCTGCTCGGCGTTGCCCGCTCTTCTCTGCGGGAAGCGTTAAACCGCCTGGAAACCCTTGGTTATATCGAAATCCGCAAGCGGCAGGGGAATTTTGTCAAGTCGGTGGATACCACCTTCCGCAAGGAACCACTGAAAAATTTGATTCAAGGGGATGTCAGCAAGATCGTCCAGCTCTATGAACTGCGTCGGGATATCGAACAATTCAGCGCCTATCACGCGGCTCTTAAGCGGAGCGAGGATGATCTGCAGAAAATTGCCCACTGCCTTGATGATTTCCACACCCGTTCCGGGCGGCTGTCCTTCTCCTGGGAGTCCGACCAGGCTTTTCACCTGGCCGTGGCCCACGCATCGCAAAACTTTTTGCGGGTTCATGTGGTGACCAATATTTTTGAGTTTTCCGCGGAATTCATCCAGCCGGTGGTCGAAACCACCTTCGGGCGCAAGGAGAATCTGCAACTGATCCATCAGCAGCATCGGGAGATCTTCGAGGCGATCCGGGCTTGTGACGGTGAAGGAGCCAAGGCCAGCATGGATGCCCATCTGAAATGGACCAACCGGAAACTGTTGGCATTTTTCGACCGCAAATAG